The DNA region AGGAAACAATATGGCTATGGAGCCTTACCGTGCATTTGTTGGTGATAAATTACCAGAAAAGCAGCTTAGTTTAGGCTATCAAATGCAAAGTTTATTTGTTGGCGCGGGAATACTACTTGCAAATGGATCTATTGTATTATTTCAATATTTATTTGGTAACGATACAGTAGAACAAACTGGTAGCATACCTCAATGGTTATATTATTCATTCTTTATTGGTGCTTTTTTATCCTTGGTAACAATTCTTTGGTCGGTTTTAAAAACTCCAGAAATTCCACCAACAAAAGAAGAAATGAAAGAAATTAACCAAATAAAAAGATTTTCTTTTATAAAGCGTTTAAAATTACCTTTTGTTGAAATTTTTGAAGCTGTAAAAACAATGCCAAAATTTATGTGGAAAATAGGCGGAGTTTATGTGTTCCAATGGTACGCATTATTTATTTATTGGCAATTTACTACACCTCTATTTATGAAGACAATGGGTTATAACATTTCTGAAGCTGGATCTCAAGCTGCTAAAATGAGTTTAACTTATAACACAGTAACTATGTTGGTAGCACTAGCATTAGTACCATTAACATTAAGATTTGGAGGTAAAAAGATATATTCATTAAGTCTAATAGGAACTGCTTTAGCACTATTTATAATTCCTTACATTACAGATCCTTATTTAGTATTACTACCAATGGTTTTATTTGGTATAGGTTGGGCAGCAATGATGGGTATACCTTACACTATGGTTTCTAAAATTGTACCACAAGAACGAAGAGGTGTTTATATGGGAATATTAAACATGATGATTGTAATTCCAATGTTTATACAAACCTTAACTTTTGGTCCTATTTACAAATATCTATTAAACGAAAATGCAATAAATGCAATGCTATTTGCTGGTGCCTTTTTTGGAATAGCAGCAATTTTAGCAATTCGATTAAAGGAAAAAAATTAGTTATTTTTTTCCTTTAATTTCAATTTAGTCCATTTAATGGCGTCTTCTAGATTATCAAAATCTAATATCTGATTTTCTAAAAAACTATTTTCTATTTCTATGACAGATTTTTGCATAGAGGAATGAATCACTGCTGCTAAAGAATTTATTGTAGGAAAGACTTCTTTAATTTTTAAATAGTCTGTAGGAGTTACAGCATAAGAATTAATTCTATTCGAAATGTAACCAAAAGGTCTATCTTGAAAATAATCAGGAATTAATTTTGAGATTTTATAGGCATCATTAATATTAAAACATGCGCCTTCTTTTAATTCGGTAATTAAAAAATCTTCATAAAACCTTACAATACCAAATTCAAAATTATGACGAGCCTTACAAGAATATTGTTCTAAAAAATTTGACATTTAAATATTAAAATAAAAAAAGCCA from Mesoflavibacter profundi includes:
- a CDS encoding MFS transporter, with the protein product MNISKPRLSFWQILNMNVGFLGIQYSFGLQQTAINPIFLFLGAKEEMLPLLNIAGPVTGLIVQPIIGAMSDKTWSNRWGRRKPYFLIGALLGSICLFMFPYSPYLWFAVGLLWILDVGNNMAMEPYRAFVGDKLPEKQLSLGYQMQSLFVGAGILLANGSIVLFQYLFGNDTVEQTGSIPQWLYYSFFIGAFLSLVTILWSVLKTPEIPPTKEEMKEINQIKRFSFIKRLKLPFVEIFEAVKTMPKFMWKIGGVYVFQWYALFIYWQFTTPLFMKTMGYNISEAGSQAAKMSLTYNTVTMLVALALVPLTLRFGGKKIYSLSLIGTALALFIIPYITDPYLVLLPMVLFGIGWAAMMGIPYTMVSKIVPQERRGVYMGILNMMIVIPMFIQTLTFGPIYKYLLNENAINAMLFAGAFFGIAAILAIRLKEKN